The genomic stretch AGCATCACCCAGGAGAACCTCTGCAGGTGAGCTGGTTACTGGTCTACTGTTGAGGATTCTTCCTGGGTTCTCctcagactaaccctaacccttctctggACCCGGTCACCTCACTCatgctgtgctgtgctggtgGGTCAGGGTGAGGCGTTTAGGGTACTACGACCACACTCAGAGGCAGCTTGGAGAGAGGGCGCTGTATGTGTTTCCAGCTAAAGGGGACGCAACACGCATCACCTGTGAAGGACCCGAAGGCGTCCCTGTCCTGCCTGAAGACCCCGTGGCCAGAAAGGTAATGGAATGAGATCTGTGATGGTTCCGAGCATCTCAAGTGTTGCTGTTTACTGACTGTGTCTTGGTTACAGCTGAAAAGGATGTTCAAGAAGGACTTAGTCAAGAAGGCGGAGACTCTGGAAATGCAAGGTGAGTGGGGAGGCCGGCgtcagggagggggggtaccCTGGACCAGACCGCATCATCTTCTGCTGTGTCATTTCATCTCGTCACATCATGTTTCGTGGATTCCCTGGTTGGTTGAGACAGAGCTCAGATTGTCCTGAAGAGATTTTAGCagcaaaagaaaagtgaaagttCTGTCGTCACAATCAGGTGAGCACAGATCGGAGCACTCGGAACCCTCTCATGCCAACAACGGTCCCGTGGCTTCCATCCAGAACTGCCCAGAGTCCCAGAGTGTTAACGAATGCTCGGCTGAACCTGGGGACCAGGACGCTGAtgatgaggctgcagaggacACGGACGATACCAGGTGTGTTTGCTGATGGGcctcagcagagagctgcttctgcCCCTTTGAAGCAGGTCACCTCAGCTCTGGCTgctgccctaaccctaaccctgtccctgaccctgatcctagccctgaccctagccctaaccctagagtTGTGAGTGGAGAGCTCTAGACAAGAAGCCCttcacctgctctgctgctggagaaccaCCCAAGAGTCACAATCAGCTGGAGACTCAGTTCAGTGAGGAACCCTAGCCCTGATCCTAGCCCTGATCCTTActctagccctgaccctgatcctaaccctgaccctaactctagccctgaccctgatcctaaccctagccctgaccctgatcctaaccctaaccctagccctgaccctagccccgaccctaaccctagccctgaccctagccccgaccctaaccctagccctgaccctagccccgaccctaactctagccctgaccctgatcctagccctgaccctagccccgaccctaaccctagccctgaccctagccccgaccctaaccctagccctgaccctagccccgaccctaaccctagccctgaccctagccctgatcctgaccctagccctgaccttaaccctaaccctgaccctagccccaaccctaaccctagccctgaccctagccccgaccctaaccctagccctgattCTGACCCTGATACCATCTTTTACCAGGTAAACCAAAATGAAAGTCAAGGATAGATTTTTACCTAAACTCAAGTTGCAGACGTCAAAACAAACCTGGTGGTTTTCTAAGCTCCTTGTTAGGCTTTGTTCAGATGCGGTGAAGTGGTGATAACTAGATAACTAGCACTCTGGCCTGTTATAACTAGATAACGAGCTCTCTGGCCTGTTATAACTAGATAACGAGCTCTCTGGCCTGTTATAACTAGCACTCTGGCCTGTTCTAACTAGATAACTAGCACTCTGGCCTGTTCTAACTAGATAACTAGCACTCTGGCCTGTTATAACTAGATAACGAGCTCTCTGGCCTGTTATAACTAGATATGTTGCCTGTTATAACTAGATAACTAGCACTCTGGCCTGTTATAACTAGATAACGAGCTCTCTGGCCTGTTATAACTAGATAACGAGCTCTCTGGCCTGTTATAACTAGCACTCTGGCCTATTATAACTAGCACTCTGGCCAGTTATAACTAGATAACTAGCACTCTGGCTGTTATAACTAGCACTCTGGTCTGTTATAACTAGATAACTAGCACTCTGGCTGTTATAACTAGCACtctgcctgttataactagaTAACGAGCTCTCTGGCCTGTTATAACTAGATATGTTGCCTGTTATAACTAGATAACTAGCACTCTGGCCTGTTATAACTAGCCCTCTGGTCTGTTATAACTAGATAACTAGCACTCTGGTCTGTTATAACTAGATAACTAGCACTCTGGCCTGTTATAACTAGATATGTTGCCTGTTATAACTAGATAACTAGCACTCTGGCCTGTTATAACTAGCACTCTGGCCTGTTATAACTAGATAACTAGCACTCTGGCTGTTATAACTAGATATGTTGCCTGTTATAACTAGATAACGAGCTCTCTGGCCTGTTATAACTAGATATGTTGCCTGTTATAACTAGATAACGAGCTCTCTGGCCTGTTCTAACTAGCACTCTGGCCTGTTATAACTAGCACTCTGGCCTGTTCTAACTAGATAATTAGCACTCTGGCCTGTTATAACTAGATATGTTGCCTGTTATAACTAGATAACTAGCACTCTGGCCTGTTATAACTAGCACTCTGGCCTGTTCTAACGAGATAACTATCCTCCAGATGAGACTTTTCTtcgtctgctgctgctttacatTCATATTTCTCTCCAGTTGGATTTGGTTGCTTTGCCCTGGTGATGCTTGATCCCCTATCTGAACCGTCTATCTGCCCCTCTCTACCCATATCTGCCCCTCTCTACCCATATCTGCCCCTCTCTACCCATATctgccctgcagctctctgacaTCATCAGCCAGCTCCACGGCCTCTTCCCAGAGTGGAGGCCTGGCCGCCAACCGCAAGAAGAGCATCCCGCTCTCCATCCGCAACCTGAAGAGGAAGCACAAGAAGAAACGGACAAAGTTCTCCCGAGAGTTCAAACCTGGGGACCGGTGGGTGGAGAACGCTGCCCGTGCTTTAGCTCTGCGACCTTTGCTGCCCTTTGCCCCCAATATTTCCAAATGATTTCAGATGCTAACGTTTGTCCTCCCGTGACGGATCTGATCACGACTCAGGCACACTTACCTGCCCACTGCTAAATCAAGTTAAAAATGAGAAGGACATGACATGATCTgaacaataacagcaacaacGACGATGACaacaatcataacaacaacaacgatgataataacaatgatgatgataacagcaataacaacaatgatgataaaacaatgatgataacagcaataacaacaatgatgataataacgatgatgataacagcaataacagcaatgataacagcaataacagcaatgatgataataacaatgatgatgataacagcaataacaacaatgatgataaaacaatgataacagcaataacaacaatgatgataataacGATGATGATAACACATAACAACACCATGAtgataacaacaatgatgatgataacagcaataacaacaatgatgataaaacaatgataacagcaataacaacaatgatgataataacaatgatgataacagcaataacaacaatgataataacacaatgatgatgataacagcaataataacaatgataataacaatgatgatgataacagcaataataacaatgataataacaatgatgatgataacagcaataacaacaatgatgataacagcaataacaacaatgatgataataacgatgatgataacagcaataacaacaatgatgataataacaatgatgataacagcaataacaacaatgataataacaatgatgatgataacagcaataacaacaatgataatacaatgatgatgataacagcaataaaaccatgatgataataacaatgatgataacaacagcaataataacaatgataataacaatgatgataacagcaataacaacaatgatgatgataacagccataataacaatgataataatgatgatgataacagcaataataacaatgataataacaacaatgatgatgataacagcaataataacatgataataacaacaatgatgatgataacagcaataacaacaatgatgatgataacagcaataataacaatgataataacaatgatgatgataacagcaataacaacaatgataataacaacaatgatgatgataacagccataataacaacaatgatgatgataacagcaataacaacaatgataataacaacaatgatgatgataacagccataataacaatgataataacaatgatgatgatgataacagcaataataacaatgataataacaacagtgatgatgataacagcaataataacaatgataataacaacaatgatgatgataacagcaataataacaacaatgatgatgataacagcaataataacagtgataataacaacaatgatgatgataacagcaataacaggAAGTATCCACATTAGCTTCCTCCTTAACAGAATGAAACGGACACTCAAACCCGGCTGCGGTCCCTTTCAGGCTCTGGTCAGCTGTGTCCTCTCAGAAAGCTTCTCTGACCCTCCTGCTCTGTCCAGTGTTGCCGTGGAGGTGGTGTCCACGAAGACCACGGCTGACGTGATGTGGAAGGACGGGCGCCTGGAGAGGAGCATCCGTTCAAACAGCCTCATCCCGGTCCAACACCTCGACACTCACGAGTTTTGTCCTGGAGACTTTGTGGTGGACAAACGACGTAAGAATCCCTGAAAGGCTGGGACATTTACTTCCATCCAAGTTTCAAATGTTGCTGGTTCCTGCAGGTGCCGTTGTGCTTTGTGTGCTTGTAGCTCAGGCCCTCCCGGACCCAGGCGTGTACGGTGTGATCCAGTCTGGAGACCATAAGGCCAGAACGTGTGTCGTCAAGTGGATGAAACTCAACTCGTCCAGCGACGACGTGGAGGTGCGTCTTTAAATGGGCTCTCCTGCAGTTCAGGGGCCGTTTCTAAACTGCTCTTGGTTCCGCTCCAGGTTCTGGGCACGGAGGAGGACGTCAGCGTCTACGACATCGCTGATCACCCAGATTTCCACTTCCGCACCAGTGACATTGTGATCCGAATATGGAACTCTGAGAATGGAGAGAATGACTGTGAAAATGAggtgagaggagctgctgcaggtgccTGTTGCTTCCCAGAGCCGCTCacgagcaggtgtgtgtgttccaacGTGCTGCGTCACTCTGTCCAACCGTGGCTGTTTGTTTGGCTCAGACCTCCGTTGGTCAGGTGTCCAGGGTGGATGTGAGCAGTaaggtggaggtggtgtgggCGGACAACTCCATGACGATCGTCTTGCCCCAGGTCAGGCTTTCCTCCTGTTGCTCCGAATGTTGCGAGGGTGGTAGAGCGGCTGCTCCTGACCCTGTGGTACTGTTGCACGCAGCACCTCTACAGCGTGGAGTCGGAGATGGAGGAGACCGACTACGACTCTGTGGAGGAGACCAGCAGCGTCCTGTCCACCGAGGAGTGGGAAGACGAGAGCGACAGCTGGGAGAACGACAACGGCCTCGCCACTGAAGACGACTGCCACGCCAACGGCGCCGATGCCACGGACGCAGCCACCTCCAaccccagccccgccccctccgctgTGTTTATCATCCCTCCCCAAGAGGGCACCAAAGCTGGGGTCACCAGTCCAcccagaggaggttctggagaaGCCTGGGAGGTGTCTGCTGCCAGTCCTTCTGGAGGAGGTGCACATCACCCACACGCTATCATCACTGTCGGTCTGGTGCTGCTGAACGGTACCGGTACTCTGGTACCGAACGAGGGCAGACCCCAGATCAGGCTCCTGTTGTCTTTAGGTGCTAATGTGGAGCCAGAAATGTCAGTCTGAGGGTTTGTTGAGGTGACCCAGCGAGGTTTAGATGTTTGTGTGGGCCGGGACAGATGTTCTTCTGTTTCTTCACTCAGCTGGATTTATGTTCCCTTCAGGGCTTTTCTGTTCCagcttccatccatcatcactaACAAACATCTCAGCGGCGTCTTCAGGCCTGCGTCCACAGACTGAGATTCTTTTTGCTTACCGTAGGAACGGTAAACGGAGCCGAGAAGGCCAGTAAAGATAATTCCTCTCGGGGCTTCCGGGAGTTAAAAGAGGCGTTGAAGATCCTGGAGAGCCTGAAAAACATGACTGTTGAGCAGCTCTGGACCGGCGGCTCTCCAACGTCCCCCACCTCTGCCGAACCTGCTTCCACCACTcaggcgccacctgctggtgcagctgcaggtgctgaGAAACCCACAAAGGAGAAACGCTTCTTAGATGATATCAAGAAACTGCAGGAGAACCTGAGGAAGACGCTGGACAACGTGGCTAtcgtggaggaggagaagatggaggctgtGGTCGGGGCTGGGGGCAGTGCACAAGTGCCAGAAGTAGGTTCCTTTGCTTGGACTTCACCCTTGAGCTGTCCTGTCTCATGGACGCTGTTGCTGTGTTCAGGCCGAGCGAGCTGGCGAGGAGAAGCCCCCACAGGAGCCACAGACCCCAGTGAGTGGACCAGAGTGGCCCAGCGACACTCTGAGTGACACGCCTGTACTGTGCCAGCAGACTGGAGGGAAGCCCGGAGTCACCTTCACCAGCGCCAAGGGCGAGGTCTTCTCTGTGCTGGAGTGGGCGCCAGGTGAGCGCCTCAGCCGTCCTCGCTCGCCTCGTCCAGACCCACTCACTATTCCCACTATTCCCATTATTCACCGTCGGCCTGCTTTCTGTTCTAGACACACACTCCTTCAAGAAGATGGAATTCCAGCCTGCAGAGGCCAAGAAGTTTTTCAGCACAGTGAGGAAGGAGATGGCTTTGCTGGCTACGTCCCTCCCAGATGGCATCATGGTGAAGACCTTTGAGGATCGGATGGTGGGTGTGTTGCTGACCccggagtcatgtgacctccaggAAAGGTCAGTCCGAGCATTCTTCTAAGCACttcttggctctgtgtccacCAGGACCTGTTCTCCGCGCTGATCAAAGGCCCGACACGTACTCCCTACGAGGACGGACTCTTCCTGTTTGACATCCAGCTGCCCAACATCTATCCGGCCGCGCCCCCTCTGTTCCGTTACCTGTCCCAGTGCAGCGGGCGCCTCAACCCCAACTTGTATGATAATGGGAAGGTCTGCGTCAGCCTGCTGGGCACCTGGATCGGCAAGGTGGGGGTTTAATCACCATTGATCCAGGAACCACATTCGTTTGTAGTGAAGTGGGACGCCATCTTCATCAGGTCCGGGTGCTTGTTGCTAAAGTAACGCAGAAATCTGCTCAGAACCTTTGACTTTCTGAGCCACGGCTGCAGGAAGCCCTGGTTTTAAAATGGTTCTTCTCAATTAAGACAAAAGGTCAAAAGGTTATTTTCAACTTTAGGTACACGAAAGTCGTCCAATACTTTTGAATCCcgattattttaaataattcccCTAAAACTGTCGTATTTGTGACTGTTGTTGGTGAGCACAGGGCACCGAGAGGTGGACCAGTAAATCCAGTCTGCTGCAAGTCCTGATCTCCATCCAAGGTGAGCACGCACAGACAGATGTGCCTCATGTCATACGTGATGTAGCGTCCAGCCTGCTGATGGCGTCCCTCCGCAGGGCTGATTCTGGTCAACGAACCCTACTATAACGAGGCGGGCTTCGACAGCGACCGGGGGCTGCAGGAAGGTTACGAGAACAGCCGCTGCTACAACGAGATGGCGCTGATCAAGATGGTTCAGTCCATGACGCAGCTCCTGCAGAACCCCGTGGAGGTCTTCAAACAGGAGATTCAGGAGCACTTTGCTGTGAGCGGCTGGAGGCTCCTCCACCGGCTGGAGGCCTGGCTGGAGCTGAACGAGGCTGCAGAGAAGGGCCAGGCAGCGCACGCCTCCGCCAGGGCGCCGCAGCCCAAGGCCTCGCCGCTGGAGTCTGCCGATCATCCCGGGGGGGCCCTGGCCCACAGCAGCCCCAGTAAGCCCAGGGACGAGGTGTCCGGCCCTGGAGTTCCCAGCATCAttgaagaggagctggaggactcTGGGTTGAGCCCGTCCACCAcggcagctcagcagcaggagctgagccACAGCTCCGACGGTGACAGCAGCCCGAGCAACGCCTCGCTGGGGGGCGAGGCCCGGAGTGGGGGCGCGGCCCCAGACTCTGCCGCCCGATGCGCCGCCTCCGAGGCAGTTTCAGCTGTGGCCGGTGGGGTGACGGGCGCCACGGGGAGCCAGCCCGCGGTGCGACCAAAGAAACGGAGAAAGAGCTACCGGAGCTTCCTGCCAGAGGGCGGCGGCTACCCCGACATCGGCTTCCCACTGTTCCCGGTGTCCAAGGGGTTTGTGAAGAGCGTTGGAAGCGTTCTGCAGCAGTACCGAGCCGCGCTGGCCGCCGCTGGCGTCGCTGAGCGTACAGAGTAAGTGCCTCCTCGCCGTCCCCACACGTCTCTGCActggccccccccccctcctcctttccatACAAGTTTCCCAACGGTTGGTGACCTCTTCCTCGGAGAGTCTGGAGTCCATCGGGACCTGCACTGTGTCCCCAATACTGCCTGcctttttaaacttttcacGCCATTCCCGAGGCTGCTCCCGATTCCCTGAGCTGGTTTGGCCTTTAACCCCCGTAACAATGGAGCAGGTCCGGCTGAGAGGACGGCGGCTCTGCTCTGGATGGGAATTCCTGATCTTTTTGTGCTCCTCAGTGTTTCTGCAGATGAGTGTGATGATAAATGGGCGGAGCTCACATCTGCAGCACTCTCACTTAAGGACTTGAGGTTCGGATCagtgccacccccccccccccccccccccccccccccccggactccccccccccccctcctggatgTGCTGGATGAGCTCTCTGATGAAAACCATCGAACTGGCGCTGCTTTTGATTCTGAGGTT from Takifugu flavidus isolate HTHZ2018 chromosome 6, ASM371156v2, whole genome shotgun sequence encodes the following:
- the ube2o gene encoding (E3-independent) E2 ubiquitin-conjugating enzyme UBE2O, whose amino-acid sequence is MTQRCAGELTSHIPAPTWARALRVSECFFKCAVIAELPHRPPTTTEMAEPVNADAVAATPGPSPAASPGSEPPSSALSPTADGSQRLFFSHDLVSGRYRGSVRFGLVRMIHGEEDFNSDSDLDDGGGRGGGGGGGGGGGGGRVQCGSDTESAADTPSRPLVRGFVRVQWYPEGGKQDIRETKLKLEDRSIVIRDIVRRNHSSDNQCGIVTNIDIECAVKLVGTNCVLYPVNSKDLQHIWSFMYGDYIAYEFWLGKVYDLTNHIILKLSNGARCSMSVEDGAKLYDVCPHVSDSGLFFDEAYGFYPGQVLIGPAKVFSNVQWLSGVKPVLSRKCKFRVVVEEVKVVELKVTWITKSYSPKGSDSVCPPPSSITQENLCRVRRLGYYDHTQRQLGERALYVFPAKGDATRITCEGPEGVPVLPEDPVARKLKRMFKKDLVKKAETLEMQGEHRSEHSEPSHANNGPVASIQNCPESQSVNECSAEPGDQDADDEAAEDTDDTSSLTSSASSTASSQSGGLAANRKKSIPLSIRNLKRKHKKKRTKFSREFKPGDRVAVEVVSTKTTADVMWKDGRLERSIRSNSLIPVQHLDTHEFCPGDFVVDKRPQALPDPGVYGVIQSGDHKARTCVVKWMKLNSSSDDVEVLGTEEDVSVYDIADHPDFHFRTSDIVIRIWNSENGENDCENETSVGQVSRVDVSSKVEVVWADNSMTIVLPQHLYSVESEMEETDYDSVEETSSVLSTEEWEDESDSWENDNGLATEDDCHANGADATDAATSNPSPAPSAVFIIPPQEGTKAGVTSPPRGGSGEAWEVSAASPSGGGTVNGAEKASKDNSSRGFRELKEALKILESLKNMTVEQLWTGGSPTSPTSAEPASTTQAPPAGAAAGAEKPTKEKRFLDDIKKLQENLRKTLDNVAIVEEEKMEAVVGAGGSAQVPEAERAGEEKPPQEPQTPVSGPEWPSDTLSDTPVLCQQTGGKPGVTFTSAKGEVFSVLEWAPDTHSFKKMEFQPAEAKKFFSTVRKEMALLATSLPDGIMVKTFEDRMDLFSALIKGPTRTPYEDGLFLFDIQLPNIYPAAPPLFRYLSQCSGRLNPNLYDNGKVCVSLLGTWIGKGTERWTSKSSLLQVLISIQGLILVNEPYYNEAGFDSDRGLQEGYENSRCYNEMALIKMVQSMTQLLQNPVEVFKQEIQEHFAVSGWRLLHRLEAWLELNEAAEKGQAAHASARAPQPKASPLESADHPGGALAHSSPSKPRDEVSGPGVPSIIEEELEDSGLSPSTTAAQQQELSHSSDGDSSPSNASLGGEARSGGAAPDSAARCAASEAVSAVAGGVTGATGSQPAVRPKKRRKSYRSFLPEGGGYPDIGFPLFPVSKGFVKSVGSVLQQYRAALAAAGVAERTE